Proteins encoded together in one Mycobacterium sp. MS1601 window:
- a CDS encoding DUF6529 family protein, giving the protein MAAVRPSQTAVLVAVLLGAVVAVGLGVFAKVHEPRFFAVNVAGFSSPTAVKSWLATVAVTLAVFQMISALAMYRLLPRTRDLAWLRRAHVWSGRVAVLASLPVAVHCLYALGFQSSDTRVLFHSLFGCLFYGAFVTKMLLLTRSGRRAWVLPVAGGVLFFTLVYTWLTSALWFFQLKGVTF; this is encoded by the coding sequence ATGGCCGCCGTGCGCCCGTCGCAGACGGCGGTGCTGGTGGCCGTCCTGCTCGGTGCCGTGGTGGCGGTGGGGCTCGGGGTCTTCGCGAAGGTGCACGAGCCCCGGTTCTTCGCGGTGAACGTCGCAGGCTTTTCCAGCCCGACCGCGGTCAAGTCCTGGCTGGCCACCGTGGCGGTGACGTTGGCGGTGTTCCAGATGATCTCCGCGCTGGCGATGTATCGACTGCTGCCCCGCACCCGTGACCTCGCCTGGTTACGCCGGGCGCATGTCTGGTCCGGCCGGGTGGCGGTGCTGGCGAGCCTGCCCGTGGCGGTGCACTGCCTGTATGCACTGGGATTCCAGTCCTCGGACACCCGGGTGCTGTTCCACTCCCTGTTCGGGTGTCTGTTCTATGGTGCGTTCGTGACGAAGATGCTGCTGCTCACCCGTTCCGGGCGGCGGGCCTGGGTGCTGCCGGTGGCAGGCGGGGTGCTGTTCTTCACCCTGGTGTACACCTGGCTGACGTCGGCGCTGTGGTTCTTCCAACTCAAAGGCGTGACGTTCTGA
- a CDS encoding M15 family metallopeptidase, whose protein sequence is MRTRTLGFVAILLAVNTCLAAPVARAQPATVTPVTREQLGTTWRPGCPVPPEQLRLVELDYLGLDLQTHRGQMVVHQDLTDEVIAAFDRLYRLGFPIERMRTVDHYPNADDELSMRDNNTSAFNCRDIPGSGSWSYHAYGQAVDINPRFNPYIDRNGAYQPANAEVFVDRERIDPGLLKGGDAAVRAFTDHGWTWGGYWRTPKDYQHFEWS, encoded by the coding sequence GTGAGAACGAGAACGCTGGGGTTTGTCGCCATCCTGCTGGCCGTGAACACGTGCCTCGCGGCACCGGTCGCGCGGGCCCAGCCGGCCACCGTCACGCCGGTCACTCGAGAACAACTCGGCACCACGTGGCGACCGGGCTGCCCGGTGCCGCCGGAACAGCTGCGGCTGGTGGAACTCGACTACCTGGGCCTGGACCTGCAGACGCACCGCGGGCAGATGGTGGTGCACCAGGACCTCACCGACGAGGTCATCGCAGCCTTCGACCGGCTCTACCGGCTGGGTTTCCCGATCGAACGCATGCGCACCGTCGATCACTATCCGAACGCCGATGACGAGCTGTCGATGCGGGACAACAACACGTCGGCGTTCAACTGCCGCGACATCCCCGGTTCGGGCAGCTGGTCCTATCACGCCTACGGTCAGGCCGTGGACATCAATCCGCGGTTCAATCCGTACATCGACCGCAACGGCGCGTACCAACCCGCCAATGCCGAGGTGTTCGTCGACCGTGAGCGGATCGATCCCGGGCTGCTGAAGGGCGGTGATGCGGCGGTACGCGCGTTCACCGACCACGGCTGGACGTGGGGCGGGTACTGGCGCACTCCGAAGGACTACCAGCACTTCGAGTGGTCCTGA
- a CDS encoding PP2C family protein-serine/threonine phosphatase produces the protein MTAPHFPEPAPVLPYHPYQQRLSVLLVEDDRADAVLVEELIADTAADISLVWAPSMADAERELAASRPDCVLLDLNLPDAAGIAALDRMAAFDSTVPVIVLTGLNDEPFGVSAVASGAQDYLVKGRVEPEMLRRSVLYAIERKRAELTAVELHASQLRARENARLERGLLPSPLLLDHPGVEIVAQYRPSRENALLGGDFYDFVQTPDRTVHVMIGDVAGHGPDEAALGVALRIAWRTLTLAGLRGSDRMGQLGRILHAERATKKIFATVLSLAIPPDSPTITAVRAGHPGMLLHGGGTVEWVEPPGGPALGLRQGMWEAQQVSLPPGYGLVLLTDGLFEGHSGRGNERLGEDGLLELARSFADLPGSEFVDALISAAEDRARDHGGLTDDIAVVRVERVTR, from the coding sequence ATGACTGCGCCGCACTTTCCAGAACCGGCGCCGGTCCTGCCGTATCACCCCTACCAACAGCGGCTGTCCGTGTTGCTGGTCGAAGATGATCGCGCCGACGCCGTGCTGGTCGAAGAACTGATCGCCGACACCGCCGCCGATATCAGCCTGGTCTGGGCGCCGTCGATGGCCGACGCCGAACGCGAGCTGGCAGCCTCACGCCCCGACTGCGTGCTCCTGGACCTCAACCTGCCGGACGCCGCCGGGATCGCCGCACTGGACCGGATGGCCGCGTTCGACTCCACCGTGCCGGTGATCGTGCTGACCGGACTCAACGACGAACCGTTCGGGGTGTCCGCGGTGGCCTCCGGTGCGCAGGATTACCTGGTCAAAGGCCGCGTCGAGCCCGAGATGCTGCGCCGTTCGGTGCTCTATGCGATCGAGCGCAAGCGTGCCGAACTCACCGCCGTCGAACTGCACGCCAGCCAACTGCGGGCCCGGGAGAATGCCCGCCTGGAACGAGGTCTGCTGCCGTCACCGCTGCTGCTGGACCACCCGGGCGTCGAGATCGTCGCGCAGTACCGGCCCAGCCGGGAGAACGCCCTGCTGGGTGGCGACTTCTACGACTTCGTCCAGACCCCCGATCGCACCGTGCACGTGATGATCGGCGACGTCGCCGGCCATGGGCCGGACGAAGCAGCTCTCGGAGTGGCCCTGCGCATCGCGTGGCGCACCCTCACCCTGGCCGGCTTGCGAGGCTCGGACCGGATGGGCCAACTGGGCCGCATCCTGCACGCCGAGCGGGCCACCAAGAAGATCTTCGCCACGGTGCTGAGTTTGGCGATCCCGCCGGACAGCCCGACCATCACGGCGGTGCGGGCCGGCCATCCCGGCATGTTGTTGCACGGCGGCGGCACCGTCGAGTGGGTGGAACCACCGGGCGGCCCCGCCCTGGGTCTGCGCCAAGGTATGTGGGAGGCCCAGCAGGTCTCACTGCCGCCCGGATACGGGCTGGTGCTGCTGACCGACGGGCTCTTCGAAGGCCACTCCGGGCGCGGCAACGAACGACTCGGTGAGGACGGCCTCCTGGAACTCGCCCGCTCATTCGCCGACCTTCCCGGGTCCGAATTCGTCGACGCATTGATCAGCGCCGCCGAGGACCGCGCCCGCGACCACGGCGGCCTCACCGACGACATTGCCGTAGTCCGCGTCGAGCGGGTCACTCGATGA
- a CDS encoding MOSC domain-containing protein, translating to MASILTVNLARPRTNPDKPELSTGIDKHPVDDAVQVRAPGPRRGGLGSGLVGDMIGNPKFHGGDDQAVYAYAREDLDAWQTELQRELTNGIFGENLTTAGVDVTGARIGERWHVGTGGLVLEVSSPRTPCRTFVEFLDIRGWMKTFTEAATPGAYLRVIEPGPVQAGDAVVVTDRPDHEVTVGMVFRAMMREPELLPHLLTAEALPEKIKEQARKRG from the coding sequence ATGGCCTCGATCCTCACGGTGAACCTGGCTCGTCCGCGTACCAATCCGGACAAACCCGAGTTGTCCACAGGTATTGACAAGCACCCCGTCGACGATGCTGTCCAGGTGCGGGCGCCTGGCCCACGCCGGGGCGGTCTCGGCAGCGGTCTGGTGGGCGACATGATCGGCAACCCGAAGTTCCACGGTGGCGACGACCAGGCCGTGTACGCCTACGCCAGGGAAGACCTGGATGCCTGGCAGACGGAGTTACAGCGCGAGCTGACCAACGGCATCTTCGGCGAGAATCTCACCACCGCGGGTGTCGACGTCACCGGCGCCCGCATCGGCGAGCGCTGGCACGTCGGCACAGGTGGTCTGGTGCTGGAGGTGTCCTCCCCTCGCACCCCCTGCCGGACGTTCGTCGAGTTCCTCGACATCCGGGGCTGGATGAAGACCTTCACCGAAGCCGCCACACCCGGAGCGTATCTGCGGGTCATCGAACCCGGCCCGGTACAGGCGGGGGACGCCGTCGTGGTCACCGACCGGCCCGACCATGAGGTCACCGTCGGCATGGTGTTCCGGGCAATGATGCGTGAGCCGGAGCTACTGCCGCATCTGCTGACCGCCGAGGCACTGCCGGAGAAGATCAAAGAGCAGGCGCGCAAACGGGGTTGA
- a CDS encoding sensor histidine kinase — translation MTTWRARTRRKLTVQGWLNLVLSIMGLVVLAGGLATVLLLGRSDEMTEELTEKIGPARIAAYQLQAALRDQETSVRGYLIAADPQFLTPYYDGQRLEGDAAKDLRNAVGQRPEMLADLDAIEETAASWRAGYAEPIINSVTPGTPALVDPATAETGKLAFDRLRELFSIQNSNLVQARDAAAADLQRVDNWRNMVLLSVVVAFVITAGLLAALVRTSVTKPLESLAAACRRITDGHFKDRIAQTGPRDIEAIASDVEDMRQRIVAELDTSTAARARLAEQAEALDEQAVELRRSNAELEQFAYVASHDLQEPLRKVASFCQLLEKRYGDQLDERGTEYIKFAVDGAKRMQQLINDLLAFSRVGRLNAAHADVDLGATLDTGLANLQAAVEETGAEVIRPDTALPHLVGDPTLLALLWQNLIGNAMKFRNPDTVPRIVIECQPGTGERSGMWLLSVSDNGIGIEAEFADKVFVIFQRLHGRDSYTGTGIGLAVCRKIVEHHGGTIWIDTSYTGGTRFCFTLPADPEGTPT, via the coding sequence ATGACAACATGGCGTGCCCGGACCCGTCGCAAGCTGACCGTCCAGGGGTGGCTCAACCTCGTCTTGTCCATCATGGGTCTGGTGGTGCTGGCCGGTGGGTTGGCCACCGTGCTGCTGCTCGGACGTTCCGACGAGATGACCGAAGAGCTGACCGAAAAGATCGGACCTGCCCGCATCGCGGCCTACCAACTGCAGGCGGCGCTACGCGACCAGGAGACATCCGTGCGTGGCTACCTGATCGCTGCCGACCCGCAGTTCCTGACGCCCTACTACGACGGACAGCGTCTCGAGGGCGACGCCGCGAAAGATCTGCGCAACGCTGTGGGCCAGCGCCCGGAGATGCTCGCCGACCTCGACGCGATCGAGGAAACCGCGGCATCCTGGCGAGCAGGTTATGCCGAGCCCATCATCAACAGCGTCACCCCCGGCACCCCCGCCCTGGTGGACCCGGCCACCGCCGAAACCGGCAAGCTCGCCTTCGACCGGCTCCGGGAGCTGTTCTCGATCCAGAACAGCAATCTGGTGCAGGCCCGCGACGCCGCAGCCGCCGACCTGCAACGGGTGGACAACTGGCGCAACATGGTGCTGCTCAGCGTGGTGGTGGCCTTCGTCATCACCGCGGGGCTGCTCGCCGCCCTGGTCCGCACGTCCGTCACCAAACCGCTGGAATCCCTGGCCGCGGCGTGCCGCCGCATCACCGACGGTCACTTCAAGGACCGGATCGCCCAGACCGGCCCCCGTGACATCGAGGCCATCGCCAGCGACGTCGAGGACATGCGGCAGCGCATCGTCGCTGAACTCGACACCTCCACCGCTGCCCGAGCGCGGCTGGCAGAACAGGCAGAAGCCCTCGACGAACAGGCCGTTGAGCTGCGCCGCTCCAACGCCGAACTCGAACAGTTCGCCTACGTCGCCTCCCATGATCTACAAGAACCACTGCGCAAGGTCGCCTCGTTCTGTCAGCTGCTGGAGAAACGCTACGGCGATCAGCTCGACGAACGCGGCACCGAGTACATCAAGTTCGCCGTCGACGGCGCCAAACGGATGCAGCAGTTGATCAACGACCTGCTGGCGTTCTCCCGGGTGGGCCGGCTCAACGCCGCCCACGCCGACGTGGACCTCGGCGCCACTTTGGACACCGGCCTGGCCAACCTACAGGCCGCGGTCGAGGAGACCGGCGCCGAAGTGATCCGGCCCGACACAGCGCTGCCCCACCTTGTCGGCGATCCGACCCTTCTGGCACTGTTGTGGCAGAACCTCATCGGTAATGCGATGAAGTTCCGCAATCCCGACACCGTCCCGCGGATCGTCATCGAGTGCCAGCCGGGCACCGGTGAGCGCAGCGGCATGTGGTTGCTGTCGGTGTCCGACAACGGCATCGGGATCGAGGCGGAATTCGCGGACAAGGTGTTCGTGATCTTCCAGCGGCTGCACGGCCGCGACAGCTACACCGGCACCGGCATCGGTCTGGCGGTATGCCGAAAGATCGTCGAACACCACGGCGGCACCATCTGGATCGACACCTCGTACACCGGGGGAACCCGTTTCTGCTTCACCCTGCCTGCTGACCCGGAAGGAACCCCCACATGA
- the yaaA gene encoding peroxide stress protein YaaA: MIVLLPPSETKQPGGQGPPLDLGALAVPELTPLRAELIDELVALAADRPASRAALGISAAQDAEIDRNAALRTSPTMPAIRRYTGVLYDALDVESLRGAAATRATARLAVGSALFGLLRADDPVPAYRLSAGSKLPGRPTLSARWRPVLEPALAELAARELVVDLRSGSYAGLGRLPGAVRVDVLAEHADGHRSVVSHFNKAHKGRLARALVSSRAEPSDAAAVAAVARRAGMRVERSGNELTVVITP, from the coding sequence GTGATCGTGCTGCTACCGCCGTCGGAAACCAAACAGCCCGGCGGGCAGGGACCGCCCCTCGACCTGGGGGCCCTGGCTGTCCCCGAACTGACACCGCTTCGCGCAGAACTGATCGACGAACTGGTGGCCTTGGCGGCCGACCGACCGGCCAGCCGCGCCGCCCTGGGCATCTCTGCCGCCCAGGACGCCGAGATCGACCGCAATGCGGCCCTGCGGACGTCGCCGACCATGCCGGCGATCCGCCGCTACACCGGCGTGCTGTACGACGCCCTGGACGTCGAGTCGTTGCGGGGGGCGGCGGCAACCCGTGCCACCGCCCGACTTGCCGTGGGCTCCGCTCTGTTCGGGCTGTTGCGCGCCGACGATCCGGTGCCTGCCTACCGGTTGTCGGCCGGATCGAAGCTCCCCGGCCGCCCCACGCTGTCGGCACGCTGGCGACCGGTGCTGGAACCGGCGCTGGCCGAGCTGGCGGCCCGGGAGTTGGTGGTGGATCTGCGGTCAGGGTCCTACGCCGGACTCGGGCGGCTGCCCGGCGCGGTACGCGTGGACGTGCTGGCCGAGCATGCCGACGGACACCGCAGCGTGGTCAGCCATTTCAACAAGGCGCACAAGGGCAGGCTGGCGCGGGCACTGGTGTCCTCGCGCGCCGAACCCAGCGATGCCGCCGCGGTGGCGGCCGTGGCCCGTCGTGCCGGAATGCGGGTGGAGAGGTCGGGCAACGAGCTCACCGTCGTCATCACCCCCTGA
- a CDS encoding STAS domain-containing protein, producing the protein MPAEVRACSRHLATVVSVRGEVTAADVDAVVEQVRRFVLPDTAFVLDLSRLTDVAPEGAALLTVIDDDCAAAGVEWALVSGPAAEALLDEPIRDRLLPLVKSVADALHDFADAMTTRRSLLLPMLKRSA; encoded by the coding sequence ATGCCCGCTGAAGTTCGCGCCTGCTCACGACATCTCGCCACCGTGGTCTCCGTGCGCGGTGAGGTCACCGCTGCCGACGTCGACGCGGTGGTGGAACAAGTCCGCCGGTTCGTCCTGCCAGACACCGCATTCGTGTTGGACCTCAGCCGCCTCACCGACGTCGCACCCGAGGGTGCTGCCTTGCTGACCGTCATCGACGACGACTGCGCTGCGGCGGGGGTCGAATGGGCACTGGTGAGTGGACCGGCCGCGGAGGCACTGCTGGACGAGCCCATCCGCGACCGATTGCTACCGCTGGTGAAATCGGTGGCCGATGCCCTGCACGACTTCGCCGACGCCATGACCACACGCCGCAGCCTGCTGCTGCCGATGCTCAAGCGCTCGGCCTGA
- a CDS encoding class I SAM-dependent DNA methyltransferase, producing the protein MSTRWTRTDAPRGDDYDRRWQQLAATGRGVHGEADCIEALLRQTGGSRVLDAGCGTGRVAIELAARGYEVVGVDADEKMLGTAEAKAPDLTWILGDLCTLTVTEPFDMAVLAGNVMIYLQSGSEALVLQRVADAVVEAGLVVAGFSLRPDRLQLADYDRHAEAAGLRLEQRWATWDRAPFTGGDYAVSVHRK; encoded by the coding sequence GTGAGCACCCGCTGGACCCGAACCGATGCACCGCGCGGCGATGACTACGACCGGCGGTGGCAGCAGCTGGCGGCCACCGGTCGCGGTGTTCACGGCGAAGCCGACTGCATCGAGGCTCTGCTGCGCCAGACGGGCGGCAGCCGGGTGCTCGACGCCGGCTGCGGGACGGGAAGAGTGGCAATCGAACTGGCTGCCCGCGGATATGAGGTGGTCGGGGTGGACGCCGACGAGAAGATGCTGGGCACCGCTGAAGCCAAGGCCCCCGATTTGACGTGGATTCTCGGCGACCTGTGCACGCTCACGGTGACCGAGCCGTTCGACATGGCGGTCCTGGCGGGCAATGTGATGATCTACCTGCAATCAGGCAGTGAAGCCCTGGTGCTGCAACGAGTCGCCGACGCCGTGGTCGAGGCGGGGTTGGTGGTCGCCGGGTTCAGCCTGCGTCCCGACCGACTCCAACTGGCCGACTACGACCGCCATGCCGAAGCCGCCGGTCTGCGTCTGGAACAGCGTTGGGCGACCTGGGACCGCGCGCCGTTCACTGGCGGTGACTACGCGGTGTCGGTGCATCGGAAATGA
- a CDS encoding alkaline phosphatase family protein: MNDALPQLDSEMAHLADVVPAVLAAMGVHGFGSPLSLGEVSGACVLLIDGLGADLLDRYASDAPTMAALRGPSLQVGFPSTTAAGLAAVGTGQRSGQHGMVGYSFLMPGTGVINALRWRPHPWGGDLREELSPEEAQPLPTTFEQGSAAGVAVSVISAAEFSGSGLTRAVLRGGRYVGVHALGDLAAAVTQVIDERGFCYGYHADLDLVGHLHGPGSRAWRLQLRQVDRLVESVVEALPPGGLVAVVADHGMITVDADQLLDIDATPELLAGVDAIGGEPRARHVYVRDGAASDVLDTWISTVGDRAWVASREQAIAAGWFGPQVSDRVRARIGDVVAAARQSAVLVRRTVEPLESALVGQHGSLTSAEQRVPLLLARG; the protein is encoded by the coding sequence ATGAATGACGCACTCCCCCAGCTGGATTCGGAGATGGCGCATCTGGCCGATGTCGTGCCCGCCGTGCTGGCCGCGATGGGAGTGCACGGCTTCGGGTCCCCGCTGTCATTGGGTGAGGTGTCCGGCGCCTGTGTGCTGTTGATCGACGGCCTCGGTGCCGATCTGCTGGATCGCTACGCCTCCGATGCCCCGACCATGGCCGCTTTGCGCGGGCCCAGCCTGCAGGTCGGGTTTCCGTCCACCACCGCCGCAGGCCTGGCCGCCGTGGGCACCGGGCAGCGCTCCGGGCAGCACGGCATGGTGGGCTACAGCTTCCTGATGCCCGGCACGGGGGTGATCAATGCCCTGCGCTGGCGCCCGCATCCGTGGGGCGGTGACCTGCGTGAGGAGTTGAGTCCCGAAGAGGCACAACCACTTCCGACCACCTTCGAGCAGGGGTCCGCGGCGGGGGTGGCGGTCAGTGTGATCTCGGCTGCGGAGTTCAGCGGGTCGGGACTGACCCGCGCGGTGCTGCGGGGTGGCCGCTATGTCGGGGTCCATGCACTCGGAGATCTGGCCGCCGCGGTGACGCAGGTGATCGACGAGCGTGGCTTCTGCTACGGCTACCACGCGGACCTGGATCTGGTGGGCCACCTGCACGGCCCGGGCTCACGGGCCTGGCGGCTGCAGCTGCGGCAGGTGGATCGACTGGTCGAATCGGTGGTCGAGGCGCTGCCGCCCGGTGGATTGGTGGCCGTGGTGGCCGACCACGGGATGATCACCGTCGATGCCGATCAGCTGTTGGACATCGACGCCACCCCTGAACTTCTGGCCGGCGTGGACGCGATCGGCGGTGAACCCCGAGCCCGGCATGTCTACGTCCGCGACGGTGCTGCCTCCGATGTGCTGGACACCTGGATCTCCACCGTCGGCGACCGTGCCTGGGTGGCCAGTCGTGAACAGGCGATCGCCGCGGGCTGGTTCGGGCCACAGGTCAGCGATCGCGTGCGGGCACGCATCGGTGATGTGGTGGCGGCCGCCAGGCAATCCGCGGTCCTGGTTCGGCGCACCGTCGAGCCACTGGAGTCCGCCCTGGTGGGGCAGCACGGCTCACTGACGTCCGCCGAGCAGCGGGTGCCGCTACTGCTGGCCCGTGGCTGA
- a CDS encoding helix-turn-helix transcriptional regulator translates to MVSVQEFSSLVSGIYAAALTPQRWEGSLRDIHTVLGGISGALCRPTGAVWTIEDSNLPACAARSYAEHYNSLDHVMDAVRTGAVGVVRTGSELIQPFRAGEFYCDWMAPNRLEDGLFVRLTRDREPVCVVVASPRRTDAFATADRMKTMTALVPHLQQAVRIQDRLALATERVRHGIARVTANLHAVTLNSAAERILRDDDGLSMRAGRITAADLRVTDELRSAVCRACAGDIRSAGSFNCVRPSGKRPYIVHVVPSDRDSGHSALVLIVDSGDEPESAAAVLRRIYQLTNTEAEVAMQVMHGVELKQIAELLSISLTTVRTHLQHVFDKTDTHRQAELAHLLHSVDP, encoded by the coding sequence ATGGTTTCGGTGCAGGAGTTCTCGAGCCTGGTCTCGGGTATCTATGCCGCAGCGCTCACTCCGCAGCGCTGGGAGGGTTCACTTCGGGACATCCACACCGTGCTGGGTGGGATTTCCGGGGCGCTCTGCCGACCGACAGGCGCGGTGTGGACCATCGAGGACTCGAACCTGCCCGCCTGCGCGGCCCGCAGCTACGCCGAGCACTACAACAGTCTGGATCACGTCATGGATGCCGTGCGAACCGGTGCGGTCGGGGTGGTCCGCACCGGTTCGGAGTTGATCCAGCCGTTCCGCGCCGGCGAGTTCTACTGCGACTGGATGGCCCCGAACAGGCTGGAGGACGGCCTGTTCGTGCGCCTGACCCGCGACCGCGAGCCGGTGTGCGTGGTGGTCGCTTCACCCCGACGCACCGACGCCTTCGCCACCGCGGACCGGATGAAAACCATGACGGCCTTGGTGCCGCATCTACAGCAGGCCGTCCGCATCCAGGACAGGCTGGCGCTGGCCACCGAACGGGTGCGGCACGGGATCGCAAGGGTCACTGCGAATCTGCATGCTGTCACGCTCAATTCGGCGGCCGAGAGAATCCTGCGTGACGACGACGGACTGTCGATGCGGGCTGGCAGGATCACCGCAGCCGACCTCCGGGTGACCGATGAACTGCGGTCCGCCGTGTGCCGCGCCTGCGCCGGTGACATCCGCAGTGCAGGGTCGTTCAACTGTGTCAGACCATCCGGCAAAAGGCCCTACATCGTGCACGTGGTTCCGTCCGATCGGGACAGCGGACACAGCGCGCTGGTGTTGATCGTCGATTCGGGCGACGAGCCCGAGAGCGCGGCGGCCGTGCTGCGCCGCATCTACCAGTTGACGAACACGGAGGCGGAGGTGGCCATGCAGGTGATGCACGGTGTGGAGCTCAAGCAGATCGCCGAACTGCTGTCGATCTCCTTGACCACCGTGCGCACACACCTACAGCACGTTTTCGACAAGACCGACACCCACCGCCAGGCGGAGTTGGCGCATCTGCTTCACTCCGTCGACCCGTGA
- a CDS encoding response regulator: protein MTDTGRAIDVLLIEDDPGDELITREAFEHNKIKNTLHVAHDGQEGLDFLYQRGQYQGAPRPDLILLDLNLPKYDGRQLLEKIKSDADLSLIPVVVLTTSSAEEDILRSYKLHANAYVTKPVDLDQFMNAVRQIDEFFVQVVRLPKF, encoded by the coding sequence ATGACAGACACGGGCCGCGCGATCGACGTGCTGCTGATCGAGGACGACCCCGGGGATGAGCTGATCACCCGGGAGGCGTTCGAGCACAACAAGATCAAGAACACCCTGCACGTCGCACACGACGGGCAGGAAGGCCTGGACTTCCTGTACCAGCGGGGCCAGTACCAGGGAGCACCGCGACCCGATCTGATCCTGCTGGACCTCAATCTGCCCAAGTACGACGGTCGTCAGTTGCTGGAGAAGATCAAGTCCGACGCCGACCTGTCGCTGATCCCCGTCGTGGTACTCACCACGTCGTCCGCCGAGGAAGACATCCTGCGCAGCTACAAGCTGCACGCCAACGCCTACGTGACCAAACCGGTGGATCTGGACCAGTTCATGAATGCAGTGCGTCAGATAGACGAGTTCTTCGTCCAGGTGGTCAGGCTGCCCAAGTTCTGA